In the Lysinibacillus sp. PLM2 genome, one interval contains:
- a CDS encoding NAD(P)H dehydrogenase (quinone): protein MNVLVIYTHPNHQSLCYSFLQKVIEGSEKNPKITELQVLDLYEEQFQPALQFNKQKRRRDMHLDAEMERYRKQISWADKVVFIYPIWWGRPPAMLLGYIDQVFAANFAYKFKNGLLPDGLLKGKSAVCISTMRGPTFYPRLLLHNAHQVLMKKGLFKFTGMKKVKFFEFGSMEKSGGNQSKKLEKVFQYFQKISR from the coding sequence ATGAACGTTTTAGTTATTTATACACACCCGAATCATCAAAGCTTATGTTATTCATTTTTACAAAAGGTTATTGAAGGTAGTGAAAAAAATCCAAAAATTACAGAACTGCAGGTTTTAGATTTATATGAAGAACAATTCCAACCGGCTTTACAATTTAATAAACAAAAGCGAAGAAGGGATATGCATCTTGATGCGGAAATGGAGAGATATAGGAAACAAATATCCTGGGCAGATAAAGTTGTATTCATTTATCCGATCTGGTGGGGAAGGCCGCCTGCAATGTTGCTTGGATACATCGACCAAGTATTTGCAGCCAATTTTGCTTATAAATTTAAAAATGGACTGTTACCAGATGGACTTTTGAAAGGAAAGTCTGCCGTCTGTATATCGACGATGAGAGGACCTACATTCTATCCACGTTTATTACTCCACAATGCACACCAAGTATTGATGAAGAAAGGCTTGTTTAAATTTACTGGCATGAAAAAAGTGAAGTTTTTTGAATTTGGCTCAATGGAGAAATCAGGAGGAAATCAATCTAAAAAACTAGAAAAAGTGTTTCAATACTTTCAGAAAATTAGTCGTTAG
- a CDS encoding sugar fermentation stimulation protein SfsA: protein MKYRSIIHGKFYKRLNRFIAEVYIDGIKERVHIKNTGRLKELFIPETAVLLEESDNPDRKTKYSLVAIDKDGRWVNIDSQAPNKVVYEAMNEGKIVEFGIPTHLKREVTYGASRFDLYYEKDGQKGFIEVKGVTLEKEGIAMFPDAPTIRGAKHVLELSKAQQEGYQNAILLVVQLKGCREFTPNRETDPAFAEALLLAHQAGVQILAYDTIVAEDGLKIDHSIPVKLF from the coding sequence ATGAAATATCGAAGCATCATACATGGCAAATTTTATAAGAGACTGAATCGTTTTATTGCTGAAGTTTATATAGATGGCATAAAAGAACGAGTACATATTAAAAACACGGGACGTTTAAAGGAGCTATTTATCCCCGAAACAGCAGTTCTACTAGAAGAAAGTGACAACCCGGATAGAAAGACAAAGTACTCCCTTGTCGCAATTGATAAAGATGGTAGATGGGTTAATATTGATTCGCAAGCGCCAAATAAGGTTGTGTATGAAGCGATGAATGAAGGAAAAATAGTTGAATTCGGAATACCAACTCACCTTAAAAGGGAAGTAACCTATGGTGCATCAAGATTTGATCTTTATTATGAAAAGGATGGACAGAAAGGATTCATTGAAGTTAAAGGAGTGACCTTAGAAAAAGAAGGGATTGCAATGTTTCCAGATGCGCCAACGATAAGAGGGGCAAAACATGTTTTAGAATTGTCAAAAGCTCAACAAGAGGGATACCAAAATGCCATTCTTTTAGTCGTGCAGTTAAAGGGTTGTCGAGAGTTTACACCAAATCGAGAAACTGATCCGGCTTTTGCGGAAGCATTGCTTCTTGCGCATCAAGCAGGGGTACAAATTTTAGCCTATGATACGATTGTGGCAGAGGATGGTTTAAAAATTGATCATTCTATTCCAGTTAAACTTTTTTAA
- the mtsA gene encoding manganese transporter, producing MRNFKSFIQLIVLGIGSVILLSACNSSEEEGANGSNSNDSIQIITTISQIGEPIQIIGGDRVEVKSLMGPGVDPHLYEATQGDITTLQNAEIIFYNGLHLEGNMIEIFSKLKESKTTLALGESIDESRLLKDEEGAIDPHIWFDLDIWKDALDNATEVLKEYSPEDADYFEQNKQKYFAQIDELKTEAADKLSSIPDEQRVLVTAHDAFGYFGRMYDIDVIGLQGLSTEDEVGLSDIQSTVDLLIDKQVPSVFVESSINQNSIQAVIEGAAKEGLEVELGGELFSDAMGEVGTEEGTYLGMYRHNVNTVYEGLTRGVE from the coding sequence TTGCGTAATTTCAAATCTTTTATTCAGTTAATAGTGTTAGGTATTGGGAGTGTAATTCTTTTAAGTGCGTGTAATTCATCAGAAGAAGAAGGTGCAAACGGATCAAACTCAAATGATTCGATACAAATTATTACTACGATTTCTCAAATTGGTGAACCGATTCAAATTATAGGTGGAGATCGTGTAGAAGTTAAAAGTTTAATGGGTCCGGGAGTGGATCCACACTTGTATGAAGCGACACAGGGGGATATTACAACATTACAAAATGCAGAGATTATTTTCTACAATGGCCTTCATCTTGAAGGAAATATGATTGAAATATTTTCAAAATTAAAGGAATCCAAAACAACACTGGCTCTTGGTGAGTCAATTGATGAAAGCAGATTACTAAAGGATGAGGAAGGTGCAATTGATCCGCATATTTGGTTTGATTTAGATATTTGGAAGGATGCGTTGGATAATGCAACGGAAGTGTTGAAAGAATATTCCCCAGAGGATGCTGATTATTTTGAGCAAAACAAACAGAAATACTTTGCTCAAATCGATGAACTAAAGACAGAAGCTGCAGATAAATTATCTAGTATTCCGGATGAACAACGTGTTTTAGTCACTGCTCATGATGCGTTTGGCTATTTTGGTCGTATGTATGACATAGACGTTATTGGATTACAGGGGCTGAGTACAGAAGATGAGGTGGGTTTATCTGATATCCAATCAACAGTAGATTTGTTAATCGATAAACAGGTTCCTTCCGTCTTTGTAGAAAGTAGTATTAATCAAAACTCTATTCAAGCAGTTATTGAGGGGGCAGCGAAGGAAGGTTTGGAAGTTGAACTTGGTGGAGAACTATTCTCAGATGCAATGGGCGAGGTAGGAACTGAGGAAGGAACCTATTTAGGTATGTATCGCCACAATGTAAACACGGTTTATGAAGGCTTAACGAGAGGTGTTGAGTAA
- the mntB gene encoding manganese transport system ATP-binding protein MntB: MHVLKVENLSAAYRKNTVLHDVSFSVKQGSLTGIVGPNGAGKSTLIKVLLNLHPKLSGNVSFFESSLKKMKTKIGYVPQRGSVDWDFPTDALDVVMMGMYGQIGWLKWPNKKHKEKALNALDKVGMADYAHRQISELSGGQQQRVFLARALIQEADLYFMDEPLAGVDAATERAIMTILRELKNEGKTVLVVHHDLQTVEDYFDQVLFLNRTVVAHGEVHSTFTTENIEKAYGGTVRWLKEGIGLVHSPI; encoded by the coding sequence ATGCATGTTCTAAAAGTGGAAAATTTAAGTGCTGCTTATCGAAAAAACACCGTTCTTCATGATGTCTCCTTTTCCGTTAAGCAAGGATCACTTACTGGTATTGTTGGTCCTAATGGTGCAGGGAAGTCTACGTTGATCAAAGTTCTGTTGAATTTACATCCTAAGCTTTCTGGAAATGTTTCATTTTTCGAGTCGTCTTTAAAAAAGATGAAAACTAAAATTGGCTATGTTCCACAACGAGGTTCCGTTGATTGGGATTTTCCCACGGATGCACTCGACGTCGTAATGATGGGAATGTATGGCCAGATCGGGTGGCTGAAATGGCCAAATAAAAAACATAAAGAAAAAGCTTTAAATGCATTAGATAAAGTAGGTATGGCTGACTATGCCCATCGTCAAATTAGTGAACTGTCTGGGGGTCAGCAGCAACGGGTTTTTTTAGCTCGAGCATTAATTCAAGAGGCGGATTTATATTTTATGGATGAGCCACTAGCTGGCGTTGACGCTGCAACAGAAAGGGCAATTATGACCATATTACGTGAATTGAAAAATGAAGGGAAGACAGTTTTAGTAGTTCATCATGACCTTCAAACTGTAGAAGATTATTTCGATCAGGTGTTGTTTTTAAATCGTACTGTTGTTGCACATGGTGAGGTTCATAGTACTTTCACAACAGAAAATATTGAGAAAGCATATGGCGGCACTGTTCGTTGGTTGAAGGAGGGCATTGGCCTTGTCCATTCTCCTATCTAG
- the mntD gene encoding manganese transport system membrane protein MntD, which produces MSYTVWILLTASLVGISCGIVGVLLILRRMAMMADAISHTVLLGIVMAYLATQSLSGIHMVIGAAIAGVITTYLVQWLNSRGVQHDASIGVVFTILFALGVILIATKVGNAHLDVKHALMGEIAFIPWDTIRIPLLGEIPIATLTLMIVLFIVILFIGLFYKEWKITTFDPALATSIGLPVLAMHYLYMTLLSITTVAAFDAVGAIMVVAMLIAPAASAYLWTDKLIMMFVLSATFGTISAVFGYYFALWIDTSISGSMAFATGIVFLISFLFSPRHGMLSYWIRPATIK; this is translated from the coding sequence ATGAGTTATACGGTATGGATATTGTTGACTGCTTCTCTCGTAGGGATTTCCTGTGGGATTGTGGGTGTTCTTTTGATTCTACGTCGAATGGCCATGATGGCAGATGCTATTAGTCATACTGTGCTTCTTGGTATTGTCATGGCTTACTTGGCAACTCAGAGTTTAAGTGGCATTCATATGGTGATAGGTGCGGCCATTGCAGGTGTAATCACCACATATCTTGTGCAATGGTTAAATTCCCGAGGAGTTCAGCACGATGCATCGATTGGTGTAGTATTTACGATACTTTTTGCATTAGGGGTTATTTTGATTGCGACGAAAGTAGGGAATGCCCATCTTGATGTTAAACATGCTTTGATGGGGGAAATCGCATTTATTCCTTGGGATACCATTCGTATACCTTTGCTCGGAGAAATTCCTATTGCGACCCTGACTTTAATGATAGTGTTATTCATTGTTATTTTATTCATAGGGCTATTTTATAAGGAATGGAAAATTACAACCTTTGACCCAGCTCTAGCTACAAGTATTGGACTGCCAGTGCTTGCAATGCATTATCTATATATGACATTGTTATCAATTACGACTGTTGCAGCTTTTGATGCAGTTGGAGCTATTATGGTAGTTGCCATGCTAATTGCTCCTGCCGCTTCAGCGTATCTATGGACAGATAAACTAATTATGATGTTTGTGTTAAGCGCTACGTTCGGTACAATTTCTGCGGTTTTTGGGTATTACTTTGCTCTATGGATCGATACTTCCATTTCAGGTTCAATGGCATTTGCAACAGGTATCGTTTTTCTAATTAGTTTTTTATTCTCACCTCGACACGGTATGCTTTCGTATTGGATTCGCCCAGCTACAATTAAATGA
- a CDS encoding coenzyme A pyrophosphatase has translation MVVDKIRERLNQSQPLFIGEDTAFRSAVLIPLVHVDGVWHVLFEVRSLKMRKQPGDISFPGGKIDPTDKSPLEAAVRETVEELGTKFESINVISELSPLVTSPKFVVYPFVAILDVNEIQINEHEVEEVFTIPLDWLLKYEPYLHYASVEVKPSPDFPFHKIMNGEQYQWRTRSMEEWFFDYEDYTIWGLTARILKYFVERLK, from the coding sequence ATGGTTGTTGATAAAATACGAGAGAGATTAAATCAAAGTCAGCCACTTTTTATAGGGGAGGATACAGCATTTCGATCTGCAGTGCTTATTCCATTAGTGCACGTCGATGGAGTATGGCATGTGCTATTTGAAGTGCGCTCATTGAAAATGCGAAAACAGCCAGGGGATATAAGTTTTCCTGGTGGTAAAATAGATCCAACAGACAAATCTCCTTTGGAAGCAGCCGTAAGGGAGACAGTTGAAGAACTAGGAACTAAATTTGAATCAATCAATGTCATTAGTGAGTTAAGTCCACTTGTCACAAGTCCGAAGTTTGTTGTGTATCCCTTTGTTGCAATACTGGATGTGAACGAAATTCAGATCAATGAACATGAAGTGGAAGAAGTGTTTACGATTCCTTTAGATTGGCTATTGAAATACGAGCCGTATCTCCACTATGCCTCGGTGGAAGTAAAACCATCACCGGATTTCCCGTTTCATAAAATTATGAACGGTGAGCAATATCAGTGGAGAACACGCTCCATGGAGGAGTGGTTTTTTGACTATGAAGACTACACGATATGGGGGCTAACGGCAAGGATTTTAAAGTACTTTGTGGAGAGATTGAAGTAA
- a CDS encoding putative signaling protein: MFSKPDLQGITTLEGEYSIPIVILSIIIACVASYTALFMNERVKQNIFFNKYFWMFLASIAMGLGIWSMHFIGMSAFMLPIPMNYNLILTIISIFPAVFAFFMAFYFANKTSKTNWHFICIGILMGLGISSMHYVGMAAMEMEAKYYYKPWPFFSSIVIASGVSYIAILIFSKLQSESQPIKLIVSILMGLAISSMHYVGMSAVVFYVEGSIQSNLHHMHIMNMTSLIVIITIGIFCLFFFAGLTSLLGRYADYRLNYFDALTRFPNQRQFEKHLKSMKVSGSLAILHIDQLEKWISAYGYSFGDKIIKIIGEFVQSLKTNTSRVYRIEANRFAILDSKEQHSESLKASIESILKKLKNPLIIDNHRIKLDAVCAISHSDDIKRIEELFSNSMAVLQHPSIQYDHQVIEYDSKIHTFNLERRIIEDIDFAMENQDLFLVFQPKVWSKTKELSGLEALIRWNHPKFGMISPGLFIPILEEQGKIYDVTDWVVEKVCQQIVLFIEEGIHFSHVSINIPGSYITSPRLINVIKENLLKYNIDSRLIELEITETSVIHDIENAITAVSKFKEIGVSVALDDFGTGMSSLSYLKKMPISTIKIDKSFVDGVPTSEKDSAVLKAIITLCYSLNFKVVIEGVETKEQFEFITSFTEAPHIQGYYFSKPLKVNELKGWNQARV; this comes from the coding sequence ATGTTTTCTAAACCTGATTTACAAGGAATTACAACTTTAGAAGGGGAATATTCTATCCCAATCGTTATATTATCGATAATCATCGCTTGTGTTGCTTCATATACAGCGTTGTTTATGAATGAAAGAGTAAAACAGAATATCTTTTTTAATAAGTATTTTTGGATGTTCCTAGCATCTATCGCAATGGGATTAGGGATTTGGTCAATGCATTTCATCGGCATGAGTGCGTTCATGTTGCCAATTCCTATGAACTATAATTTAATACTAACTATTATTTCAATTTTTCCAGCCGTATTTGCGTTCTTTATGGCATTTTATTTTGCCAATAAAACAAGTAAAACGAATTGGCATTTTATTTGTATTGGGATTTTAATGGGACTTGGAATTTCTTCTATGCATTATGTCGGGATGGCAGCTATGGAAATGGAGGCTAAGTATTATTACAAACCTTGGCCATTCTTTTCATCTATTGTCATAGCGAGTGGTGTATCCTATATTGCTATCTTGATATTTTCTAAGTTGCAAAGTGAAAGTCAACCTATTAAGCTAATCGTCTCCATTTTAATGGGTTTAGCTATTTCAAGTATGCATTATGTGGGTATGTCTGCGGTGGTCTTTTATGTAGAGGGATCTATTCAAAGTAACCTACATCACATGCATATTATGAATATGACAAGTTTAATTGTTATTATAACTATTGGAATATTTTGCTTATTCTTTTTTGCAGGGCTGACAAGTCTTCTAGGTCGTTATGCTGATTACCGATTAAATTACTTCGACGCATTAACTAGATTTCCTAATCAAAGACAGTTCGAAAAACATTTAAAGAGTATGAAGGTATCTGGAAGTCTAGCGATTCTACATATTGATCAACTAGAAAAGTGGATTAGTGCCTATGGCTATTCTTTTGGAGATAAAATTATCAAGATTATCGGAGAATTTGTTCAAAGTCTAAAAACGAATACTTCGAGAGTATATCGAATTGAAGCAAATCGGTTTGCTATTTTAGATTCAAAAGAGCAACATTCTGAGTCGCTGAAAGCATCTATAGAGAGTATTCTAAAGAAATTAAAAAATCCATTAATTATTGATAATCATCGGATTAAATTAGATGCGGTTTGTGCAATTTCGCATTCAGACGATATAAAGAGAATCGAAGAATTGTTTTCTAATAGTATGGCAGTACTTCAACATCCATCAATTCAATATGATCATCAGGTCATCGAATACGATTCAAAAATTCATACATTCAATCTTGAAAGACGAATTATAGAAGATATTGATTTTGCCATGGAAAATCAAGATTTATTCTTAGTTTTTCAACCGAAAGTATGGTCAAAAACAAAAGAATTATCAGGATTAGAAGCATTGATTCGTTGGAATCATCCCAAATTCGGAATGATTTCCCCTGGGCTTTTTATTCCTATTTTAGAGGAGCAAGGGAAGATATATGATGTAACAGACTGGGTAGTTGAAAAAGTTTGCCAACAAATAGTCCTATTTATAGAAGAGGGAATCCATTTTTCTCATGTTTCGATTAATATACCGGGTTCCTATATTACCTCACCAAGGCTAATCAATGTCATAAAGGAAAATCTATTAAAGTACAATATTGATAGCCGATTGATAGAATTAGAGATTACTGAGACAAGTGTCATTCATGATATTGAAAATGCAATTACAGCTGTTTCTAAGTTTAAGGAAATTGGTGTTTCAGTCGCGCTAGATGACTTTGGTACTGGAATGTCTTCTTTGTCCTATTTAAAAAAGATGCCTATTTCGACCATTAAAATTGATAAATCATTTGTTGATGGGGTACCGACTTCAGAAAAGGATTCAGCAGTATTAAAAGCAATAATTACTCTTTGCTACTCGCTAAACTTCAAGGTCGTTATTGAAGGCGTCGAAACAAAAGAGCAGTTTGAATTTATTACCTCCTTTACAGAAGCACCTCATATTCAAGGATATTACTTCTCGAAACCATTAAAAGTAAACGAACTGAAGGGATGGAATCAGGCGAGAGTGTAA
- the aes_1 gene encoding esterase has product MTKNLSLEKAAQNFIEATANPPYLFDLGPIEGRKVVDSVQSGDIQKSPANISDLTIHSKVSDSVKVRIIRPENTTGKLPIILYIHGAGWVFGNSHTHERLIRELAVKTNAAVVFPEYSLSPEAKYPKAIEEIYEVLEWIKENADKQQFDTNHLFVAGDSVGGNMAAAITILAKERKGPKISKQLLFYPVTDASFDTDSYHQFKTGYFLRRDGMEWFWNQYTTNPLDRAQPTASPLRATTEQLTGLPQALVITAEADVLRDEGEAYANKLREAGVQVTSVRFQGIIHDFVMLNELAETEAAKSALLLATSWLKA; this is encoded by the coding sequence ATGACAAAAAATCTATCATTAGAAAAAGCTGCGCAAAATTTTATAGAAGCGACAGCGAATCCTCCCTACCTATTTGATTTAGGTCCAATCGAAGGAAGAAAAGTGGTCGATTCTGTTCAGTCAGGTGATATTCAAAAATCACCAGCTAACATTTCAGATTTAACGATTCATAGTAAAGTATCAGATAGCGTTAAAGTAAGAATTATTCGCCCTGAAAACACTACAGGCAAATTACCTATTATTCTTTATATACACGGTGCAGGCTGGGTATTTGGAAACTCCCATACACATGAACGTCTTATTCGTGAATTAGCCGTGAAAACAAATGCAGCTGTTGTGTTTCCAGAGTACAGCCTATCTCCAGAAGCAAAGTATCCTAAAGCGATTGAAGAAATATATGAGGTTCTTGAATGGATTAAAGAAAATGCAGATAAACAACAGTTTGATACTAATCATCTTTTTGTTGCAGGAGACAGTGTTGGTGGAAACATGGCTGCAGCAATTACAATATTAGCTAAAGAACGTAAAGGTCCAAAAATCAGCAAACAATTATTGTTCTACCCAGTAACTGATGCATCTTTTGATACGGATTCTTATCATCAATTTAAAACAGGCTATTTCCTTCGAAGAGATGGAATGGAATGGTTCTGGAATCAATACACAACAAATCCATTAGATAGAGCACAACCTACTGCCTCACCACTTCGCGCTACAACAGAACAATTAACTGGATTACCGCAAGCCTTAGTCATTACAGCAGAGGCTGATGTTCTCCGTGATGAAGGAGAAGCCTATGCAAATAAGCTACGTGAAGCAGGTGTACAAGTAACTTCAGTTCGATTCCAAGGAATTATACATGATTTTGTAATGCTAAATGAATTGGCAGAAACTGAGGCTGCCAAAAGCGCATTACTACTTGCTACTTCTTGGTTAAAAGCATAA
- the ohrR gene encoding MarR family transcriptional regulator, whose translation MTQDSGFIKLEDHLCFSLYACSRAILRLYRPYLDELKLTYPQYLVLVVLWERHEATVKELGQLLDLDSGTLTPMLKRMESVKLVERSRDVADERVVIVRIKEAGLALRDKAQCIPQSLITAAGMTTEEMDAFNKAVKKLSNIVIKK comes from the coding sequence ATGACTCAAGACAGTGGATTTATAAAGCTTGAAGACCATCTTTGTTTTTCTTTATATGCTTGTTCGAGAGCGATTTTACGTTTGTATAGACCGTATCTTGATGAGTTGAAATTAACATATCCACAATATTTGGTTTTAGTTGTACTGTGGGAACGACATGAGGCAACAGTTAAAGAGTTAGGACAATTATTAGACCTTGACTCAGGTACGCTTACCCCGATGTTAAAGCGAATGGAAAGCGTCAAACTAGTGGAACGTTCTAGAGATGTTGCAGATGAAAGAGTAGTTATTGTACGTATAAAAGAAGCTGGTCTGGCTTTACGTGATAAGGCGCAATGCATTCCTCAATCACTTATTACTGCTGCAGGCATGACAACTGAAGAGATGGATGCCTTTAATAAAGCTGTAAAAAAATTATCAAATATCGTCATTAAAAAGTAG
- the ykgA gene encoding hypothetical protein has product MKDSIKTNHKTFCMNEYDTLKRVILCQPQYMNIREIINETQRHFKNEGIHIERALEQHDEFVKTLKKYNIEVILLPYHKKYPEQVFTRDIGFTLGQTIFVAKMANNLRQGEENVLKQWLEDEEISYFNLVEEKIEGGDVIIDRDTIYVGLSDRTNQKAADQLQRLLNQFDVIPVPFKEKFLHLDCVFNVVSPEVALIYPKALTQKDIELFTSRYDLIEVSEDEQFQLGTNVLSIGNKRVISLPVNKNVNNQLRNKGFEVIEVDITEIIKSGGSFRCCTLPLLREE; this is encoded by the coding sequence ATGAAAGACTCCATAAAGACAAACCACAAGACCTTCTGTATGAATGAATACGATACTTTAAAACGAGTAATCCTTTGCCAGCCTCAGTATATGAATATTCGAGAAATAATTAACGAAACACAGAGGCATTTTAAGAATGAAGGTATTCATATTGAGCGTGCCCTTGAGCAACACGATGAATTTGTCAAAACTCTTAAAAAGTATAATATCGAGGTTATTTTACTCCCCTATCATAAAAAATATCCCGAACAGGTTTTCACTCGTGATATCGGTTTTACGCTTGGACAAACAATCTTTGTTGCGAAAATGGCAAACAATCTTCGTCAAGGTGAGGAAAATGTGTTAAAGCAATGGCTAGAGGATGAGGAAATCTCCTATTTCAATTTAGTTGAGGAAAAAATTGAAGGTGGAGATGTAATAATAGACAGAGATACCATATACGTTGGACTAAGCGATCGGACAAATCAAAAAGCAGCGGATCAATTACAACGGCTTTTAAATCAATTTGATGTCATACCTGTACCATTCAAAGAAAAATTCTTACATTTGGATTGTGTATTTAATGTTGTTTCTCCTGAAGTTGCACTTATTTATCCAAAAGCATTAACCCAAAAAGATATCGAGCTTTTTACCTCTCGCTATGATTTAATCGAAGTTTCAGAAGATGAACAATTTCAACTAGGAACAAATGTCTTAAGCATTGGTAACAAACGAGTAATCAGTTTACCAGTGAACAAAAATGTTAATAATCAACTTCGTAATAAAGGCTTTGAGGTAATCGAAGTTGATATTACCGAAATCATTAAATCTGGCGGATCATTCCGTTGCTGTACCCTTCCTCTTTTACGTGAAGAGTGA
- the yoxD gene encoding putative oxidoreductase YoxD: MAQSLNGKVAYITGAAKGIGKAIAIHLAKEGVNVGLLARTESTLKEVAAEVEGLGVKIAYAVADVTSKEEVEAAVASLTKDLGTADILINNAGTAKFESVLEMDPEEWKKIIDVNLMGTYYVTRAVLPQLIEKNGGDIINISSTSGLGGAATSSAYSASKFGVIGFTESLAQEVRRNNIRVSALTPSTVGTDLSLELNLIKENDESKIMQPDDIAEFIVDQLKLNPRVYVKTASLIATNPF, translated from the coding sequence ATGGCACAATCTTTAAATGGAAAAGTAGCATATATCACTGGGGCAGCTAAAGGAATTGGTAAAGCGATTGCAATACATCTAGCAAAAGAAGGCGTAAATGTAGGTTTACTTGCAAGAACAGAATCCACATTAAAAGAAGTGGCGGCTGAAGTTGAAGGCTTAGGTGTAAAAATTGCTTATGCTGTGGCGGATGTTACATCGAAAGAGGAAGTTGAAGCAGCGGTAGCTTCATTAACGAAAGACTTAGGAACTGCCGATATTTTAATAAACAATGCAGGTACTGCTAAGTTTGAATCAGTTTTAGAGATGGACCCAGAAGAATGGAAGAAAATAATCGATGTAAATTTAATGGGTACTTATTATGTAACGCGTGCCGTATTACCTCAACTAATCGAAAAAAATGGTGGGGATATCATTAATATTTCTTCAACAAGCGGATTAGGTGGAGCTGCAACTTCAAGCGCATACAGTGCATCAAAATTTGGTGTCATTGGTTTCACTGAGTCATTAGCACAAGAGGTTCGACGCAATAATATTCGCGTTTCTGCTTTAACGCCAAGTACTGTAGGAACTGATTTATCCCTTGAGTTAAACTTAATTAAAGAAAACGACGAATCTAAAATTATGCAGCCAGATGATATTGCTGAATTCATTGTAGATCAATTAAAATTAAATCCACGTGTTTATGTGAAAACAGCAAGCTTAATTGCGACAAATCCATTCTAA